In the genome of Methanopyrus kandleri AV19, one region contains:
- a CDS encoding dihydropteroate synthase-like protein translates to MRVLLLTGRLAADDVRKAAEDFEWAEVKVLPIDVAALMTTRFVIEQLRGEDLTRYDYILLPGWFRGDVRKLDEALDADFRLSSREARDLPLVLRKMEEGFVPSKDVPACVLLRDEILRELGRKVRDVERDIPERSWIDVGPVRIARGCRPRVLSEVFADDLSPEEAASEAERRAELGAEIVDLGFHERSPEDVRQIVETVRDRVGDRVAVSIDSGDPGILEAGVEAGADILLNAFPDLKEPVDLADEYDVPVVLVPENKKPEIAVRQLRELVDLCERRDVDYVLDPVMDPPGGIVESIVRYRAVAEEFPEAPLFFGAGNVLELIDADSPGTSALCAQLAVELECSIIFTPEASGKTKMSTLELAVASRMCYVAHKFGGFPKDVGLDLVVFKDKRVDSVSASGLDAERFASKPQRDVRGDFVILTDHDRGVLILEHRCGDDEPLRLESDDGLELGAAAVSLGLLSDLRHALYLGYELARAEERLKSYGQYIQDDGIERYDRLLHDLKILEEVEER, encoded by the coding sequence GTGAGGGTACTACTCCTGACAGGTAGGCTGGCCGCCGATGACGTCAGGAAGGCGGCGGAGGATTTCGAGTGGGCCGAGGTCAAGGTACTGCCCATCGACGTGGCCGCGCTGATGACCACGCGCTTCGTCATCGAGCAGCTGCGCGGAGAGGACCTCACGCGGTACGACTACATCCTGCTACCGGGTTGGTTCCGTGGCGACGTCAGGAAGCTGGACGAAGCCTTGGACGCGGACTTCAGGCTGAGCTCCCGGGAAGCCCGTGACCTTCCCCTGGTCCTCCGCAAGATGGAGGAAGGATTCGTCCCCTCCAAGGACGTGCCGGCCTGCGTGCTGCTCCGTGACGAGATCCTACGGGAGCTGGGACGGAAGGTTCGGGATGTCGAGCGGGATATTCCCGAACGGAGTTGGATCGATGTGGGGCCCGTAAGGATCGCACGAGGGTGTAGACCGCGAGTTCTGTCCGAGGTGTTCGCTGATGACCTTTCCCCGGAGGAGGCAGCGTCTGAAGCGGAGAGAAGGGCGGAGCTGGGTGCCGAAATAGTCGACCTGGGATTCCACGAGCGGTCTCCCGAGGACGTCCGCCAGATCGTGGAGACGGTTCGGGATCGCGTGGGAGATCGCGTCGCGGTGAGCATCGACTCGGGTGACCCGGGCATTCTCGAGGCGGGTGTCGAGGCGGGCGCGGACATCCTTCTCAACGCGTTCCCGGATTTAAAAGAGCCCGTGGACCTGGCGGATGAGTACGACGTGCCGGTGGTTTTAGTCCCCGAGAACAAGAAACCCGAGATCGCCGTCCGACAGCTCCGAGAGCTGGTCGATCTGTGCGAACGTCGCGACGTCGACTACGTCCTGGACCCAGTGATGGATCCACCGGGAGGTATCGTGGAATCGATAGTGCGATATCGCGCCGTGGCCGAGGAGTTCCCTGAGGCGCCACTCTTCTTCGGTGCGGGAAACGTGCTCGAGCTCATAGATGCCGATTCTCCCGGAACTTCGGCCCTCTGCGCGCAGCTCGCGGTCGAACTGGAGTGCTCTATAATCTTCACTCCGGAGGCCAGCGGGAAGACCAAGATGAGCACGCTCGAGCTCGCGGTGGCGTCCAGGATGTGTTACGTGGCCCACAAATTCGGCGGTTTCCCCAAGGACGTCGGGTTGGACCTCGTCGTGTTCAAAGACAAACGTGTCGATAGTGTCAGCGCGTCGGGTCTCGACGCCGAGCGCTTCGCCTCGAAGCCACAACGAGACGTGCGCGGAGACTTCGTGATCCTGACGGACCATGACCGTGGCGTCCTGATCTTAGAGCATAGATGCGGCGATGACGAACCGTTACGCTTAGAATCCGACGACGGCTTGGAACTGGGGGCGGCGGCGGTGTCCCTGGGACTGCTGTCCGACCTCCGTCACGCCCTGTACTTAGGGTACGAGCTGGCACGTGCGGAAGAGCGGCTGAAGTCTTACGGTCAATACATCCAGGATGACGGGATAGAGCGCTA
- a CDS encoding dihydromethanopterin reductase (acceptor), which produces MGLRIGWGITGAAHLLVETFKIMKEISREHRISAFLSEAGEEVVRMFGLWDDLREICPGGFYREVFTQSEEGASCPIIGRFALGKYDLLIVSPATANTVAKIAHGIADTLVTNAVAQAGKGDVPVWVVPCDYEEGKIRTITPYMVLRERCEGCGICVDACPRSAIDMVDGKAFIRLLRCVGCGKCAEACPEDAIHGGLEYEMRVRSVDAENVRKLERIEGIEVLRHPEEIPERLGELAGEGTTPDR; this is translated from the coding sequence TTGGGACTCCGGATAGGTTGGGGGATAACGGGAGCCGCGCACCTCCTGGTGGAGACGTTCAAGATCATGAAAGAAATCTCCCGGGAGCACCGGATCAGTGCGTTCCTCTCGGAGGCGGGTGAGGAAGTCGTTCGGATGTTCGGGTTGTGGGACGACCTGCGGGAGATCTGCCCGGGCGGCTTCTACCGCGAGGTGTTCACGCAGTCAGAGGAGGGTGCCAGCTGCCCGATCATCGGTAGGTTCGCGCTCGGAAAGTACGATCTACTGATAGTATCACCGGCTACCGCCAACACGGTGGCCAAGATCGCACACGGTATCGCGGACACCCTGGTGACGAACGCTGTGGCGCAGGCTGGTAAAGGGGACGTCCCCGTCTGGGTGGTCCCGTGCGACTACGAGGAGGGGAAGATCCGCACGATCACACCGTATATGGTGCTCAGGGAGCGATGCGAGGGATGCGGAATCTGCGTGGACGCGTGTCCGAGGAGCGCCATCGACATGGTGGACGGTAAAGCGTTCATCCGGCTGCTGCGGTGTGTGGGGTGTGGGAAGTGTGCCGAGGCTTGTCCTGAGGATGCCATTCACGGAGGTCTAGAGTACGAGATGAGGGTGAGATCCGTCGACGCGGAAAACGTGAGGAAACTGGAGCGGATCGAAGGTATCGAGGTCTTACGACACCCCGAGGAGATCCCGGAGCGACTCGGGGAACTCGCGGGTGAGGGTACTACTCCTGACAGGTAG
- the mtrF gene encoding tetrahydromethanopterin S-methyltransferase subunit F, translating to MAEEGSELKEVIIGAPAMADTDRADTYVNDVRDSSQFFGRDARLYFGLNVNRFAGLACGMVFAGVLLVPLLLLAF from the coding sequence TTGGCGGAGGAAGGGTCCGAGCTGAAGGAGGTCATCATCGGCGCCCCGGCCATGGCGGACACGGACCGAGCCGACACCTACGTGAACGACGTACGGGACTCCAGCCAGTTCTTCGGCCGTGACGCCAGGCTGTACTTCGGTCTGAACGTGAACAGGTTCGCGGGACTGGCCTGCGGTATGGTCTTCGCCGGCGTGTTGTTGGTGCCGTTGCTGCTTCTCGCGTTCTAA
- a CDS encoding aconitase X swivel domain-containing protein, whose translation MSVSPVRCEPVVDVEEPVEAEVLVSSQRLSFLGGVDPKTGEVVDPSHELCGEKLTGRVLVLPGGRGSTVGSYVLMEMADRGTAPAGIVVREAEPILVVGCVLGDIPLFHRPERDLVEELSTGDVVKLLPGGKVEV comes from the coding sequence CGACGTCGAGGAGCCCGTGGAGGCGGAAGTCCTGGTATCCTCACAACGTCTTTCCTTCCTGGGCGGGGTGGACCCGAAAACGGGCGAGGTGGTCGATCCGTCCCACGAGCTCTGCGGGGAGAAGCTGACGGGCCGTGTGCTGGTTCTACCCGGCGGACGTGGTTCCACCGTCGGATCGTACGTGTTGATGGAGATGGCGGATCGAGGCACCGCACCGGCGGGTATCGTGGTGCGTGAAGCCGAACCGATCCTGGTGGTGGGGTGCGTTCTCGGGGATATCCCGCTGTTTCACAGACCCGAGCGCGATCTCGTGGAAGAACTGAGCACGGGTGACGTCGTGAAGCTTCTACCCGGTGGGAAGGTAGAAGTATAG